Below is a genomic region from Neorhizobium galegae.
GGTATAGAGCGCCGGACCGGCAGGCACACCCGCCGTGAGCTGCGCTTCGCGGATATAGTTGACGACGACGGGACCGAGAATGCCGGCCGTCGCCCAGGCCGTCAGCAGACGGCCGTGGATCGCACCGACGAACTGGGTGCCGAAGATATCCGCGAGATAGGCAGGGATGGTCGCAAAACCACCGCCATACATGGACAGGATAACGCCGAAGGCGAGCACGAAAAGCGCCTTGTTGCCCATGTCGGCAAGCGTCGGAGCAAGCGCGTAAAGTACGATGCCGAGCACGAAGAACGTATAGTAGGTATTCTTGCGGCCGATCTTGTCGGAGAGCGACGCCCAGAAGAAGCGCCCGCCAATGTTGAACAGTGACAGCAGACCGGCAAAACCGGCCGCGATCGTGGCGATCTGCGCCTTCTGACCAGTATCGAGCTGCGAGAAGGTCAGGTTCGGCAGGCCGATCAGCGAACCGGCGAAGATTTCCTGCAGCATTGGCGACGCCATGCCGATAACCCCGATGCCGGCCGAAACGTTCAAGCAAAGCACCAGCCAGATCATCCAGAACTGCTTGGTCTTGTGTGCATCCCGCAGATGGACGTGCTTGGTGGTGATCATCGTCGTCTTGGAGACCGGAGGCGTCCAGCCTTCCGGACGCCAGCCGGCCGGCGGGATGCGATAACCGAAGGCGCCACCTATCATGAAGCAGAAATAGATCACCGCCATGCAGACGAAGGTCTGCCAGACGCCGACCGAAGCATCGGTCTTGAAATAGTTCATCAAGAGGTTGGCAAGCGGAGCACCGATCATCGCACCGCCGCCGAAGCCCATGATGGCCATGCCCGTCGCCATGCCGCGGCGGTCGGGGAACCACTTGATCAGCGTCGAAACCGGCGAAATGTAACCGAGACCGAGGCCGACACCACCGATCACGCCGGCGCCGATCCACATCAGCCACAGCTGATGGGTCATGACGCCGATCGCCGCGACGATAATGCCGCCGCACCAGCAGCAGGCCGAGACGAAGCCTGCCTTGCGCGGGCCGACCCGTTCCAGCCAGCCGCCCCAGATCGCCGCCGAGCAACCGAGCAGCACGAAGAACAGCGTGTAGATCCAGCCCAGATCCGCAACACGCCAGTTGCAGCTTGTCGTGAACAGGGCCGAGATGAGATTGAGACTGGCGCAGGACGGGTCCTGCGCGGTACCCAAGGCGCGGGAGAGCGGCAGCCAGAAGACGCTGAAGCCGTAAGCCATGCCGATGCAAAGATGAATGGCCAAAGCTGCCGGCGGCACGAGCCAGCGATTGAAACCTGGTTTTGCGATAATACGTTCCCTATCGAGGAGCCCGACATTGCCTGTCAGGCCCTCGTCCGTCGTTCCAGCAATTGCCATTTAAAATATCCTCCCTCGGATGATGGCTAGGCTCTATTCCTCCTCCGGCCCCTCACCTGCCGGATGGATGAATTCATGCGGCGCTCTCCGGAATGCTTGGTTCGGAAAACGATTCTCCTTCGGCGGGCCCCTTGCCGCCCGGCGCACCTTCCGTCGCATCCTGGCCGACCCCGACGCCCGATCCGACCTTGGCCTCCGGCCGGCGGATCAGCGTCGAAGCCTCGACGACGAGCGGCAGCAGCCCTGCCCCGCCATTGTCGAGATGCTCGAAAAGGTGCCTGCGCATGCGGGGCTCCCAGAACTTGTTGATATGCGTCGCGACGCCCTCGGCGCGCACCTTTTCCGGCTGCGACAGGAAGAAGGTGGCGATCTGGTTGGCCATCCGGACCAGTTTGTCGAGCACCAGTTGCTCGGGGCTTTGGTCATGCGACATCGGCGACAACTCCAGTGGTTATGCGATCGGTCCGCGTAAAAATCTCGAAATCCTCGCCGCGCGTCAGCGCGATCAGCGTCATGCCCGCCGCTTCCGCCGTGCGGATGGCAAGTGCGGTGGGGGCGGAAATGGCGATCAGCACCGGGCTTCCAAGGATAGCCGTCTTCTGCACCATCTCGACCGAGATGCGGCTGGTGACGACCACGACGCCGGCCGAACCCTTGATGCCCTCGCGGGTGACCGCTCCGGCAAGCTTGTCGAGCGCATTGTGGCGTCCGACATCCTCGCGGACGGCAACCAGCCCCTTGCCTGGTACGACGAAGCCGGCGCCGTGAACCGCATGGGTTTGCCGATGCAGCGGCTGCGCACTGTTGAGTGCCACGACAGCTTCACTCACCTCTTTGGCGCTGAGCGCCATCGTCACTGCGGAAACATCCGGCACCGGACGCATGGCCTGCTCGATCGATTCAATACCGCAAAGCCCGCAGCCGACCGGCCCTGCCATATGCCGCCGACGGGCGCGTAGCGCGTCTTCCTTATCCTCGAGAAGCGTCACCTGGACGTCGAGACCGGCACCTTCCTCGACAACGGAAATGCTCTCGATCTCCCCCATCGACGTTATGATGCCTTCCGTGAGGCTGAAGCCGACCGCGAAATCCTCAAGATCCGCCGGAGAGGCCATCATCACGGCATGGGTCGACCCACCATAGGAAAAAGCGATCGGCACCTCCTCCGGCACCACCCGCGAACCGGCGCGGGTCACGCCGTTACGGCGCGCGATCTCGGGGGCGGTGGCGGTGGTGCTGAATAAGGTCATCGGCAATTGGAGCCAGCCGGCCCCCCTCTGCCCTGCCGGGCATCTCCCCCACAAGGGGGGAGATCGGCAAGACGCGAAGCGTTGCCCAACCCAAAACCTTGAGATTGCCGAGCTCTACTCTCTGCCGGCCCCCTGCTCCTACACAGATGAGAGAGGGACCACCGAGCACGCATCCTTCGATCTCCCCCCTTGTGGGGGAGATGCCCGGCAGGGCAGAGGGGGGTGGACTGAGCGCCGACAGACACTATTCCGCAGCCTCCAGCTTCCCCGTAATCCGTCGAGACCGCCGCGACAGTTCGTCATAGTCGCTCTGCCACTCGGTCGGGCCGTTGGAGGGAGACACCTGCACCGCCGTCACCTTGTATTCCGGGCAGTTGGTCGCCCAGTCGGAGAAGTCGGTGGTGATGACATTCGCTTGCGTGTTCGGATGATGGAAGGTCGTGTAGACCACGCCCGGCGCCACCCGATCGGTGATCAGCGCCCGCAGCGTCGTATCGCCCGAACGGCTGGCGAGCTTGATCCAGTCGCCTTCCTTGATGCCGCGCTGTTCGGCATCGTGCGGATGGATCTCCAGCCGGTCTTCCGCATGCCAGGTGACGTTCTCGGTCCGCCGCGTCTGGGCACCGACATTGTACTGGGACAGGATGCGGCCGGTGGTGAGCAGCAGCGGAAAGCGCGGACCGGTGCGCTCGTCGGTCGCCACATATTCGGTGCGGATGAACTTGCCCTTGCCGCGCACGAAACCGTCGGTATGCATGATCGGCGAACCGACCGGATGCGCCTCGTTACACGGCCACTGAACCGAGCCCATCTTGTCGAGATAGTCGTAGGAAACCAGCGCGAAGCTCGGCGTGCTGACGGCGATCTCGTCCATGATCTGCGATGGATGGGTATAGTTCCAGGCAAGCCCCATAGCCTGCGCCAGCTTCTGGGTGACTTCCCAGTCGCCATAACCGTTCTTCGGGCTCATCACCTTGCGCACGCGGTTGATGCGGCGTTCCGCGTTGGTGAACGTGCCGTCTTTTTCGAGGAAGGTCGAACCCGGCAGGAAGACATGCGCGTAATTGGCGGTCTCGTTCAAAAAGAGGTCGTGAACGACGACACATTCCATCGCGGCAAGACCGGCCGAGACATGCTTGGTGTCCGGGTCGGACTGGAGGATATCCTCGCCCTGGATGTAGATGCCCTTGAACGTGCCTTCGACGGCCGCATCCAGCATGTTCGGGATGCGCAGGCCCGGCTCGTTGTTGAGCGTCACACCCCAGAGCTTTTCGAAAATGTCGCGGGTGGCATCGTCGGAAATGTGGCGATAGCCCGGCAGTTCGTGCGGGAACGAACCCATGTCGCAGGCGCCTTGGACATTGTTCTGGCCGCGCAGCGGATTGACGCCGACACCCGGGCGACCGAGATTGCCGGTGACCATGGCAAGGTTGGCAATCGCCATGACGGTCGTCGAACCCTGGCTGTGCTCGGTGACGCCGAGGCCGTAATAGATCGCGCCATTGCCGCCCTTGGCGTAAAGCCGGGCCGCGCCGCGAACGAGATCCGCCGGCACGCCGGTATATTTCTCGGTCGCCTCCGGGCTGTGTGCGTCTTCCGAAACGAAACCGGCCCAGTCCTCGAACTCGGACCAGTCGCAACGCTCGCGGATGAACTTTTCGTCGAACAGGCCTTCCGTGACGATGACATGGGCGAGTGCGGTCAGCACGGCCACGTTGGTGCCGGGCTGCAGCGGCAGATGATAGTCCGCCTCCACATGCGGCGTGCGGACGAGATCGATGCGGCGCGGATCGATGACGATCAGCTTGGCGCCTTGGCGCAGCCGCTTCTTGAGGCGCGAGCCGAACACCGGATGGCCATCGGTCGGGTTGGCGCCGATGACGATGACGACGTCGGTATGTTCGACCGAATCGAAGTTCTGCGTGCCGGCAGACGTGCCGAAGGCCTGGCCAAGGCCGTAACCGGTCGGCGAATGGCAGACGCGGGCGCAGGTATCGACATTGTTGTTGCCGAAACCGGCGCGGATCAGCTTCTGGACGAGGAAGGTCTCCTCGTTGGTGCAGCGCGACGAGGTGATGCCGCCGATCGAATCCCGACCGTACTGGTACTGGATGCGTCGAAACTCGGAAGCCACGTGCGAAAAGGCCTCGTCCCAGGTCACTTCCCGCCAAGGATCGGAGATCTTCTCGCGGATCATCGGGTTGAGGATGCGATCCTTGTGGGTCGCATAACCGTAAGCGAAGCGGCCCTTGACGCAGGAATGGCCACGGTTCGCCTGGCCGTCCTTCCACGGCACCATGCGCACGAGTTCCTCGCCGCGCATTTCCGCCTTGAAGGAGCAGCCGACACCGCAATAGGCGCAGGTCGTCACTTCCGAATGTTCCG
It encodes:
- a CDS encoding formate dehydrogenase subunit delta; protein product: MSHDQSPEQLVLDKLVRMANQIATFFLSQPEKVRAEGVATHINKFWEPRMRRHLFEHLDNGGAGLLPLVVEASTLIRRPEAKVGSGVGVGQDATEGAPGGKGPAEGESFSEPSIPESAA
- the fdhD gene encoding formate dehydrogenase accessory sulfurtransferase FdhD, which gives rise to MTLFSTTATAPEIARRNGVTRAGSRVVPEEVPIAFSYGGSTHAVMMASPADLEDFAVGFSLTEGIITSMGEIESISVVEEGAGLDVQVTLLEDKEDALRARRRHMAGPVGCGLCGIESIEQAMRPVPDVSAVTMALSAKEVSEAVVALNSAQPLHRQTHAVHGAGFVVPGKGLVAVREDVGRHNALDKLAGAVTREGIKGSAGVVVVTSRISVEMVQKTAILGSPVLIAISAPTALAIRTAEAAGMTLIALTRGEDFEIFTRTDRITTGVVADVA
- a CDS encoding OFA family MFS transporter; this encodes MAIAGTTDEGLTGNVGLLDRERIIAKPGFNRWLVPPAALAIHLCIGMAYGFSVFWLPLSRALGTAQDPSCASLNLISALFTTSCNWRVADLGWIYTLFFVLLGCSAAIWGGWLERVGPRKAGFVSACCWCGGIIVAAIGVMTHQLWLMWIGAGVIGGVGLGLGYISPVSTLIKWFPDRRGMATGMAIMGFGGGAMIGAPLANLLMNYFKTDASVGVWQTFVCMAVIYFCFMIGGAFGYRIPPAGWRPEGWTPPVSKTTMITTKHVHLRDAHKTKQFWMIWLVLCLNVSAGIGVIGMASPMLQEIFAGSLIGLPNLTFSQLDTGQKAQIATIAAGFAGLLSLFNIGGRFFWASLSDKIGRKNTYYTFFVLGIVLYALAPTLADMGNKALFVLAFGVILSMYGGGFATIPAYLADIFGTQFVGAIHGRLLTAWATAGILGPVVVNYIREAQLTAGVPAGPALYTGTMYILAGMLVLGLIANSLVRPLADKWFMSDHEVASLQAKTAAANAGPTGSFGIGTGGLDAKAAIAWAVVGIPLLWGVWVTLRSSLVLFG
- the fdhF gene encoding formate dehydrogenase subunit alpha, encoding MSLVHEVDYGTPASRSEAQVTLTIDGRAITVPEGTSIMRASMEAGIKVPKLCATDMVDAFGSCRLCLVEIEGRNGTPASCTTPVMPGMVVHTQTGRLKDIRRGVMELYISDHPLDCLTCAANGDCELQDMAGAVGLRDVRYGYEGDNHVKARNDGAINAKWMPKDESNPYFTYDPSKCIVCSRCVRACEEVQGTFALTIEGRGFGSRVSPGAHELFLDSECVSCGACVQACPTATLTEKSVIAIGQPEHSEVTTCAYCGVGCSFKAEMRGEELVRMVPWKDGQANRGHSCVKGRFAYGYATHKDRILNPMIREKISDPWREVTWDEAFSHVASEFRRIQYQYGRDSIGGITSSRCTNEETFLVQKLIRAGFGNNNVDTCARVCHSPTGYGLGQAFGTSAGTQNFDSVEHTDVVIVIGANPTDGHPVFGSRLKKRLRQGAKLIVIDPRRIDLVRTPHVEADYHLPLQPGTNVAVLTALAHVIVTEGLFDEKFIRERCDWSEFEDWAGFVSEDAHSPEATEKYTGVPADLVRGAARLYAKGGNGAIYYGLGVTEHSQGSTTVMAIANLAMVTGNLGRPGVGVNPLRGQNNVQGACDMGSFPHELPGYRHISDDATRDIFEKLWGVTLNNEPGLRIPNMLDAAVEGTFKGIYIQGEDILQSDPDTKHVSAGLAAMECVVVHDLFLNETANYAHVFLPGSTFLEKDGTFTNAERRINRVRKVMSPKNGYGDWEVTQKLAQAMGLAWNYTHPSQIMDEIAVSTPSFALVSYDYLDKMGSVQWPCNEAHPVGSPIMHTDGFVRGKGKFIRTEYVATDERTGPRFPLLLTTGRILSQYNVGAQTRRTENVTWHAEDRLEIHPHDAEQRGIKEGDWIKLASRSGDTTLRALITDRVAPGVVYTTFHHPNTQANVITTDFSDWATNCPEYKVTAVQVSPSNGPTEWQSDYDELSRRSRRITGKLEAAE